One window of the Spirochaetaceae bacterium genome contains the following:
- a CDS encoding V-type ATP synthase subunit K, with translation MISIGFALAILGGGLAAGMAAYGSSVGVGKAGEMAGGVISEDPDKFGSMLILQALPATQSIYGLVVAILVLVKLDGFGAGAMLDLGLAPGMAIFAACVPAMFGELISAIWQGKVAVSSMGVVAKKPDAFGRAVIMPVLVETFGLFALIATIIILMVVIQL, from the coding sequence ATGATTTCGATTGGATTCGCTCTCGCGATCCTTGGCGGCGGCCTGGCTGCCGGCATGGCGGCGTACGGGTCGTCGGTCGGCGTCGGCAAGGCGGGCGAGATGGCCGGAGGGGTAATCTCCGAAGACCCGGACAAGTTCGGGTCGATGCTGATTCTGCAGGCGTTGCCGGCCACCCAGTCGATCTACGGCCTGGTGGTGGCGATCCTGGTGCTGGTGAAGCTGGACGGGTTCGGCGCCGGCGCGATGCTCGATCTGGGACTGGCCCCCGGAATGGCGATCTTCGCCGCCTGCGTACCGGCGATGTTCGGTGAGCTGATCTCCGCCATCTGGCAGGGCAAGGTCGCGGTTTCGTCGATGGGCGTGGTGGCCAAGAAGCCGGACGCCTTCGGACGTGCCGTCATCATGCCGGTACTGGTAGAGACCTTCGGGCTGTTCGCCCTGATTGCGACGATCATCATCCTGATGGTGGTCATCCAACTGTAG
- a CDS encoding V-type ATP synthase subunit E produces MAENIVDQILDAARNAGEDTLAAAQTHYDTELQAGRAALERELDELRRRGRRQAEEAVQQELSTARLEQRRKLANEKRRLLDQVYDEAWRQLTEESAYRAWLQRQLSAHAQRGDTVVVAARERERFQGSLRGLLEEHGVTLSEEVGRFRAGFVIDRGETRLNCSLDEEFRALAAESEIEISAALFAGERR; encoded by the coding sequence ATGGCCGAGAACATCGTCGACCAGATACTGGACGCCGCGCGCAATGCCGGCGAAGACACGCTCGCCGCCGCACAGACGCACTACGACACCGAGCTGCAAGCGGGGCGCGCCGCCCTGGAGCGGGAGCTGGATGAACTGCGCCGCCGCGGCCGCCGGCAGGCGGAGGAAGCCGTGCAGCAGGAGTTGTCCACGGCGCGCTTGGAGCAGCGCCGCAAGCTGGCCAACGAAAAGCGGCGGCTGCTCGACCAGGTGTACGACGAGGCATGGCGGCAGTTGACCGAGGAGTCCGCCTACCGCGCCTGGCTGCAGCGGCAACTGAGCGCGCACGCGCAGCGCGGCGACACGGTGGTGGTGGCGGCCCGCGAGCGTGAGCGGTTTCAGGGCAGTCTCCGCGGCCTGCTGGAGGAGCACGGGGTTACGCTCTCCGAAGAGGTGGGGCGGTTCCGCGCGGGATTCGTGATCGACCGCGGCGAGACGCGGTTGAACTGCTCCCTCGACGAGGAGTTTCGCGCCCTGGCCGCGGAGTCGGAAATCGAGATCAGCGCGGCGCTGTTCGCCGGCGAACGGCGCTGA
- a CDS encoding V-type ATP synthase subunit A, which produces MAGRIVRVSGPLVVAEGLDNPIMYGVVKVGTLGLFGEIISLGRDTVSIQVYEQTEGVGPGEPVEATGDQLSVELGPGLMSQIYDGIQRPLDVISEGHGSFIARGIEEPAIDYERRWEFTAVAQGGSEVVGGARLGFVQETEIVKHWVMVPPGLRGTITSLASGTYTVTERIGELEDPFGQKHELKLAQRWPVRQGRPYRRKLNPGVPLVTGQRVLDTFFPLAKGGTGCVPGPFGSGKTVVQQQLSKWADADIIVYVGCGERGNEMTDVLIEFPELTDPKSGRPLMERTTLIANTSNMPVAAREASVFTGITIAEYYRDMGYDVALMADSTSRWAEAMREISGRLEEMPGEEGYPAYLASRIAQFYERAGRVYPLGATDQPDDDEEASLSVIGAVSPPGGDLSDPVVQGTLREVRVFWSLRAELAYARHFPAVDWLTSYSLYGDSDALAAFYRDNVSERWLSNRAESLRMLQEEADLQEIVRLVGLDAISAADRLLLETTRAIREAFLQQNAFHDVDTFTPLAKQYLMLDAILQFHHGALARLDQGVALDGLLALPVRERIARMKFTPQEDEDDLRAVGGEITQALEQVAGEPARRAS; this is translated from the coding sequence ATGGCAGGGAGAATCGTACGGGTGTCGGGGCCGTTGGTGGTGGCCGAGGGTCTCGACAACCCGATCATGTATGGGGTGGTCAAGGTCGGCACGCTGGGGCTGTTCGGCGAGATCATCAGCCTCGGGCGCGACACCGTCTCGATCCAGGTCTACGAACAGACCGAGGGCGTCGGTCCCGGCGAGCCGGTGGAGGCTACCGGCGACCAGCTCTCGGTGGAGTTGGGCCCCGGCCTGATGTCGCAGATCTACGACGGCATCCAGCGCCCGCTCGACGTGATCTCGGAGGGCCACGGCAGCTTCATCGCGCGCGGCATCGAGGAGCCGGCGATCGACTACGAGCGCCGCTGGGAATTCACCGCGGTGGCGCAGGGCGGCAGCGAAGTGGTGGGCGGTGCCCGGCTCGGTTTCGTGCAGGAGACCGAGATCGTCAAGCACTGGGTAATGGTGCCGCCGGGCTTGCGCGGAACCATCACCAGCCTGGCCTCCGGCACCTACACGGTCACCGAGCGCATCGGCGAGCTGGAGGATCCGTTCGGCCAGAAGCACGAGCTGAAGCTGGCGCAGCGCTGGCCGGTGCGGCAGGGGCGCCCCTACCGCCGCAAGCTGAACCCCGGCGTGCCGCTGGTCACCGGCCAGCGCGTGCTCGACACCTTCTTCCCATTGGCCAAGGGCGGTACCGGCTGCGTGCCGGGGCCGTTCGGATCGGGCAAGACGGTGGTGCAGCAGCAGCTCTCCAAGTGGGCGGACGCCGACATCATCGTGTACGTGGGCTGCGGCGAGCGCGGCAACGAGATGACCGACGTGCTGATCGAGTTCCCGGAGCTGACCGACCCGAAGAGCGGGCGCCCGTTGATGGAGCGCACCACGCTGATCGCCAACACCTCCAACATGCCGGTGGCGGCGCGCGAGGCGTCGGTGTTCACCGGCATCACCATCGCCGAGTACTACCGCGACATGGGCTACGACGTGGCGCTGATGGCGGACTCCACTTCGCGCTGGGCCGAGGCGATGCGCGAGATCTCCGGGCGGCTGGAGGAGATGCCCGGCGAGGAAGGCTATCCCGCCTACCTGGCGTCGCGCATCGCACAGTTCTACGAGCGCGCCGGACGGGTGTACCCGCTCGGCGCCACCGATCAGCCGGACGACGACGAAGAGGCGAGCCTGTCGGTGATCGGCGCGGTGTCGCCGCCCGGCGGCGACCTGTCCGACCCGGTGGTGCAGGGCACCCTGCGCGAGGTGCGCGTGTTCTGGAGCCTGCGCGCCGAGTTGGCCTATGCCCGCCACTTCCCGGCGGTGGACTGGCTTACCTCCTACTCGCTGTACGGCGACTCCGACGCCCTGGCGGCGTTCTACCGCGACAACGTATCGGAGCGCTGGCTGAGCAACCGCGCCGAGTCGCTGCGCATGCTGCAGGAGGAGGCCGACCTGCAGGAGATCGTGCGCCTGGTGGGCCTGGACGCGATCAGCGCCGCCGACCGCCTGCTGCTGGAGACCACGCGCGCCATCCGCGAGGCGTTTCTGCAGCAGAACGCGTTCCACGACGTGGACACCTTCACGCCGCTGGCCAAGCAGTACCTGATGCTGGATGCCATTCTGCAGTTCCACCACGGCGCGCTGGCCAGGCTGGATCAGGGAGTGGCGCTGGACGGCCTGCTGGCGCTGCCGGTGCGCGAGCGGATCGCGCGCATGAAATTCACCCCGCAGGAGGACGAGGACGACTTGCGGGCGGTCGGCGGCGAGATAACGCAGGCACTTGAGCAGGTTGCGGGCGAACCCGCGAGGAGAGCGAGTTAG
- a CDS encoding V-type ATP synthase subunit B, which produces MIKEYRSARGLDGPLMIVEEVDDVTYGELADVELPDGSVRRGQVLEAAAGRALVQLFEAPQGISTSLATVRFTGQRMMARVSRDMLGRILNGVGEPLDDAGAVIPEQLRDINGSPINPYARDFPEEFIQTGISAIDGNLTLVRGQKLPIFSGSGLPHSELAAQIARQARTLHGEEPFAVVFAAMGITFEEANFFMEDFRRTGAIERAALFINLADDPVIERISIPRVALTTAEYLAFDCDMHVLVILTDMTNYCDALREISSARKEVPGRRAYPGYMYTDLSLIYERAGRIKGKRGSITQVPILSMPEDDKTHPIPDLTGYITEGQVILSRSLHRKGIEPPIDVLPSLSRLMQKGIGEGSTREDHSGVANQLFAAYARGGDARELAVVLGEAALTPIDRQYATFAEQFEQRFVNQGFQENRSIEDTLTIGWQLLELLPRSELTRIDAELIDKYLGPAEAAAVATPA; this is translated from the coding sequence GTGATCAAGGAATATCGCAGCGCACGCGGCCTGGACGGGCCGCTGATGATCGTGGAAGAGGTGGACGACGTCACCTACGGCGAGCTGGCCGACGTCGAGCTGCCCGACGGCTCGGTGCGGCGCGGCCAGGTGCTGGAGGCGGCCGCCGGGCGCGCCCTGGTGCAGTTGTTCGAGGCGCCGCAGGGCATCTCCACCAGTCTGGCCACGGTGCGCTTCACCGGCCAGCGGATGATGGCGCGCGTGTCGCGCGACATGCTCGGACGCATTCTGAACGGCGTCGGCGAGCCGCTCGACGATGCCGGCGCGGTGATCCCGGAGCAGTTGCGCGACATCAACGGGTCGCCGATCAACCCCTACGCGCGCGATTTCCCGGAGGAGTTCATCCAGACCGGGATCTCTGCCATCGACGGCAACCTGACCCTGGTGCGCGGCCAGAAGCTGCCGATTTTCTCCGGCTCGGGGCTGCCGCACTCCGAGCTGGCGGCGCAGATCGCGCGCCAGGCGCGCACCCTGCACGGCGAGGAGCCGTTCGCGGTGGTGTTCGCGGCGATGGGCATTACCTTCGAGGAAGCCAACTTCTTCATGGAGGACTTCCGCCGCACCGGCGCCATCGAGCGCGCGGCGCTGTTCATCAACCTGGCCGACGACCCGGTGATCGAGCGTATCTCGATCCCGCGCGTGGCGCTGACCACGGCGGAATACCTGGCGTTCGACTGCGACATGCACGTGCTGGTGATCCTCACCGACATGACCAACTACTGCGACGCCCTGCGCGAGATTTCGTCGGCGCGCAAGGAGGTGCCGGGGCGGCGCGCCTACCCCGGCTACATGTACACCGACCTGTCGCTGATCTACGAGCGCGCCGGGCGCATCAAGGGCAAGCGCGGGTCGATTACCCAGGTGCCGATTCTCAGCATGCCGGAAGACGACAAGACGCACCCGATTCCGGACCTGACCGGCTACATCACCGAGGGACAGGTCATCCTGAGCCGCTCGCTGCACCGCAAGGGCATCGAGCCGCCGATCGACGTGCTGCCGTCGTTGTCGCGGCTGATGCAGAAGGGCATCGGCGAAGGCAGCACGCGCGAGGATCACTCCGGCGTGGCCAACCAGTTGTTCGCGGCCTATGCGCGCGGCGGCGATGCGCGCGAGCTGGCGGTGGTGCTCGGCGAGGCGGCGCTGACCCCGATCGACCGCCAGTACGCAACGTTTGCCGAGCAGTTCGAACAGCGCTTCGTGAACCAGGGCTTCCAGGAGAACCGCAGCATCGAGGACACCCTGACCATCGGCTGGCAGCTCCTGGAGCTGCTGCCGCGCTCCGAGCTGACCCGCATCGACGCCGAGCTGATCGACAAGTACCTCGGACCCGCCGAAGCGGCCGCGGTCGCCACGCCGGCGTAG
- a CDS encoding V-type ATP synthase subunit D gives MATAAVSPNRMELLRMKKKQQFAQRGHKLLKDKLEGLLKDFTGIVQGYAVLRDQVDSELGELFQQFIVASASMPAEVYRSALAFPECEAELTMTEKLIMNVRVPEFSFAIEGNLLSYGTDGTVVELDQAIVKLKEVLERLVKLAEAEKTIELVADEIEKTRRRVNALEYVLIPQQAETIRMISSKLEELERGNITRLMRIKQLLAM, from the coding sequence ATGGCAACCGCCGCCGTCAGTCCCAATCGCATGGAGCTGCTGCGCATGAAGAAGAAGCAGCAGTTTGCGCAGCGCGGCCACAAGCTGCTGAAGGACAAGCTCGAGGGCCTGCTCAAGGATTTCACCGGCATCGTGCAGGGGTACGCCGTGCTGCGCGACCAGGTGGACAGCGAACTCGGCGAGCTGTTTCAGCAGTTCATCGTGGCGTCTGCTTCGATGCCGGCGGAGGTGTACCGCAGCGCCCTGGCGTTCCCGGAGTGCGAGGCGGAGTTGACCATGACCGAGAAGCTGATCATGAACGTGCGCGTACCGGAGTTCTCATTCGCCATTGAGGGCAACCTGCTCTCCTACGGCACCGACGGCACCGTGGTCGAGCTGGACCAGGCCATCGTCAAGCTCAAGGAAGTGCTGGAGCGCCTGGTGAAGCTCGCCGAGGCGGAAAAGACCATCGAGCTGGTCGCCGACGAAATCGAGAAGACCCGCCGCCGGGTCAACGCCCTGGAGTACGTTCTCATCCCGCAGCAGGCGGAAACCATCCGCATGATCTCCTCCAAGCTCGAGGAACTGGAGCGCGGCAACATCACCCGCCTCATGCGCATCAAGCAACTCCTCGCCATGTAG
- a CDS encoding helix-turn-helix transcriptional regulator, translating into MSPTQIGQLVRSVRRAQGLRQDQLAAAAGVGVRFLVEVERGKPTAQLGKVLAVLDALGCMLRIEPPPSVDDFEAR; encoded by the coding sequence ATGAGTCCCACACAGATTGGGCAGCTCGTTCGCAGCGTACGGCGGGCGCAGGGCCTTCGTCAGGACCAGTTGGCGGCGGCCGCCGGTGTCGGCGTACGCTTTCTGGTCGAGGTGGAGCGCGGTAAGCCGACGGCTCAACTCGGCAAGGTGCTCGCCGTACTCGATGCGCTAGGATGTATGCTCCGGATCGAGCCGCCTCCGAGTGTCGATGACTTCGAGGCGAGGTAG
- a CDS encoding HipA domain-containing protein, with the protein MTRALTVWWEGAVVGLLALDRDGQMQFSYAPEWLRGGHTPALSVAAVEPRSVAGRAYLLVQRYDRRADQHGGVTRLHQEDFCQALGLLPHRTYAADGGPAAGHCFELVRRVCSQPAVELLKLLDAFLFHALIGNADAHGKNYSLLYRGAAVGLAPLYDLLSTVAYPELDTGFAMRIGGRRTLEELRGGDWDRFARTAGMGAPYVRRRVRELADRTRECAEPVAAELSLPGLSDKVLAGCAARTSKRAQWLAGTM; encoded by the coding sequence GTGACGCGCGCTCTGACGGTGTGGTGGGAGGGGGCGGTGGTTGGATTGCTTGCTCTCGACCGCGATGGTCAGATGCAGTTTTCCTACGCGCCGGAATGGCTGCGCGGGGGGCACACGCCCGCGCTGTCGGTAGCGGCGGTGGAGCCGCGGTCGGTTGCCGGGCGCGCCTACCTGTTGGTGCAACGCTACGATCGCCGCGCCGACCAGCATGGCGGCGTGACGCGGCTGCACCAGGAGGATTTCTGCCAGGCACTTGGTCTCCTGCCGCATCGCACGTACGCGGCCGACGGCGGCCCAGCGGCCGGGCACTGCTTCGAACTCGTGCGGCGCGTTTGCAGCCAGCCGGCCGTCGAGCTGCTCAAGCTCCTCGATGCATTCCTCTTTCACGCATTGATCGGCAATGCGGATGCACACGGCAAGAACTACAGCCTGTTGTATCGCGGTGCGGCGGTCGGACTCGCACCCCTGTACGACTTGCTGTCGACGGTGGCGTATCCGGAACTCGACACCGGGTTCGCGATGCGAATCGGCGGACGCAGGACGTTGGAAGAGCTACGTGGCGGGGACTGGGACAGGTTCGCGCGGACGGCGGGAATGGGAGCGCCGTACGTGCGGCGGCGGGTACGGGAACTGGCCGACCGCACGCGGGAGTGCGCCGAACCGGTTGCTGCCGAACTGTCGCTTCCGGGACTGAGCGACAAGGTGCTTGCCGGCTGTGCCGCCCGCACGTCCAAGCGCGCGCAATGGCTCGCCGGTACAATGTAA
- a CDS encoding HEPN domain-containing protein, which produces MVEAIDPLEIILFGSVAGATTGNDLDLLVVTDDDGHLGAQGRRAALRSALRPFRRTYDIDDYVVSRSLFAEHLRRGSPFVSKVVSEGVCIYMRDGTEAWRRQAEEERSTADYLHAGGFHRGACYHAQLCIERSIKTMLLVVGWELEKIHSIHRLTAIAADYRVALVLSADDIDFLDEIYRGRYPAESGLLPLGDPTAADAERATALASTSLASLHRFLADHAQRKVSEPSQDTPTADEGQARTANPADGQDGPRTPDEPPGPG; this is translated from the coding sequence GTGGTCGAGGCGATCGATCCCCTGGAAATCATCCTGTTCGGCTCCGTCGCCGGGGCAACGACCGGGAACGACCTCGATCTCCTGGTGGTGACCGACGACGACGGCCACCTCGGCGCACAGGGTCGCCGCGCCGCGCTCCGCTCGGCTTTGCGACCGTTCCGCCGGACGTACGACATCGATGACTACGTCGTGAGCCGTTCGCTCTTTGCCGAGCACCTGCGTCGCGGCAGCCCATTCGTGAGCAAAGTCGTCAGTGAGGGGGTCTGCATCTACATGCGAGACGGGACGGAGGCGTGGCGCCGCCAGGCCGAGGAGGAGCGAAGCACGGCCGACTACCTTCATGCCGGTGGATTTCATCGCGGCGCGTGCTACCACGCACAACTGTGCATCGAAAGATCAATCAAGACGATGCTGCTGGTTGTCGGCTGGGAACTGGAAAAGATACACAGCATACATCGACTTACGGCGATTGCGGCTGACTATCGCGTGGCGCTCGTCCTGTCTGCGGACGACATCGACTTCCTCGACGAGATCTACCGCGGCCGATATCCCGCGGAGTCAGGCCTCCTGCCGCTCGGCGACCCGACCGCGGCCGACGCGGAACGAGCGACCGCCCTCGCGAGCACGAGCCTCGCCTCGCTGCATCGTTTCCTCGCGGACCACGCCCAGCGGAAGGTGTCGGAGCCCTCCCAGGATACCCCCACTGCCGACGAGGGACAGGCGCGGACGGCCAACCCCGCCGACGGGCAGGATGGACCACGGACTCCCGACGAGCCACCGGGACCCGGCTGA
- a CDS encoding class I SAM-dependent methyltransferase yields MNEYGSATYGDRIADIYDRLYPGTGSATPEVRALARLAGGGRALELGIGTGRVALPLAELGVAIHGIDASEAMAAALRAKPGGAEIPLTVGDFADVPVGGTFTLIFAVFNTFFALTTQDAQVRCFRRVAGRLADGGTFLIEAFVPDPARFSGGQRVGVTRVDTDSATLEVARHDALHQRVYSQQVVLSESGTRLYPVQIRYAWPSELDLMARLAGLRLRERWSDWTGAPFTAASTSHISLYGRDPESP; encoded by the coding sequence ATGAACGAATACGGATCTGCCACCTACGGCGATCGCATCGCCGACATCTACGACCGGTTGTACCCCGGCACGGGCAGCGCCACGCCCGAGGTGCGCGCGCTGGCACGGCTGGCGGGCGGCGGTCGTGCGCTGGAGCTGGGCATCGGCACCGGCAGGGTGGCGCTGCCGCTCGCCGAACTGGGGGTGGCCATACACGGCATCGATGCCTCCGAGGCGATGGCCGCGGCGTTACGGGCCAAGCCGGGCGGCGCGGAGATTCCCCTTACCGTCGGGGACTTCGCCGATGTTCCGGTGGGCGGCACCTTCACGCTGATCTTTGCCGTGTTCAACACGTTCTTCGCGCTCACCACCCAGGACGCACAGGTACGATGCTTCCGGCGAGTGGCCGGACGCCTGGCTGACGGCGGCACGTTCTTGATCGAGGCGTTCGTACCCGATCCGGCGCGCTTCTCCGGCGGGCAGCGAGTCGGCGTTACCCGCGTCGACACGGACAGCGCGACCCTGGAGGTGGCCCGTCACGACGCGCTGCACCAGCGGGTGTACTCCCAGCAGGTGGTGCTGTCCGAGTCCGGAACCCGCCTCTACCCGGTGCAGATCCGCTACGCCTGGCCGTCGGAACTGGACCTGATGGCGCGCCTCGCCGGCCTGCGCCTGCGCGAGCGCTGGAGCGACTGGACCGGCGCCCCGTTCACCGCCGCCAGCACCAGCCACATCTCCCTCTACGGCCGCGACCCGGAGTCACCGTGA
- a CDS encoding deoxyribodipyrimidine photo-lyase, whose protein sequence is MAAAPVLVWLRNDLRLSDNPALHAAAATGRPIVPFYVLDDATPGKWRLGGAGRWWLHHSLHSLSRRLTRRGVALTLRRGEAVAVVSELIEETGAAALYCNRACEPWARRDEHRLSALDIELHRFAGGLLFDPEHVRTVSGTPFRVFTPFSKACLAAPPPDPPLPAPKSMVAPARVPPGDALTGWGLLPVRPDWSGGLRAAWRPGEPQAQGRVAAVANTVVSDYLGDRERPGRAGTSRLSPHLHFGEVTPRQCWHAVQAGIAADPAAAPGGQAFLRQLLWREFSAHLLIHVPTLPERPFRPRFAAMRYPGSKAMLRRWQRGRTGIPIVDAGMRELWHTGWMHNRVRMIAASLLVKNMRVDWRLGAAWFWDTLVDADLANNSASWQWVAGSGADAAPYFRIFNPVLQGRRYDPDGAYVRRWVPELAPLPASHIHAPWQAPAAVLAAAGVTLGATYPFPCVDLARTRRRALADYRALSGSGPSAD, encoded by the coding sequence ATGGCCGCCGCACCCGTTCTCGTATGGCTCCGCAACGACCTGCGGCTGAGCGACAATCCGGCGCTGCACGCCGCCGCCGCAACGGGTCGGCCCATAGTGCCGTTCTACGTTCTCGATGACGCCACGCCCGGCAAGTGGCGCCTCGGCGGGGCAGGCCGTTGGTGGCTGCACCACAGTCTCCATTCGCTCTCCCGCCGGCTCACCCGCCGCGGCGTGGCGCTCACACTCCGCCGCGGCGAAGCGGTAGCGGTAGTGTCGGAGCTGATCGAGGAGACCGGCGCCGCGGCGTTGTACTGCAATCGCGCCTGCGAGCCGTGGGCGCGGCGCGACGAGCACCGCCTGAGCGCCCTGGACATCGAGCTTCACCGCTTCGCGGGCGGCCTCCTGTTCGACCCCGAACACGTGCGCACCGTATCTGGAACTCCGTTCCGGGTGTTCACGCCGTTCTCGAAGGCCTGCCTGGCGGCGCCTCCGCCCGACCCGCCGCTGCCCGCGCCAAAGAGCATGGTGGCACCTGCGCGCGTCCCGCCCGGCGATGCACTGACCGGCTGGGGACTGTTGCCGGTACGGCCCGACTGGTCGGGCGGGCTGCGCGCTGCGTGGCGCCCGGGCGAACCGCAGGCGCAAGGCCGGGTGGCCGCTGTCGCAAACACCGTAGTGAGCGATTACTTGGGGGACCGGGAGCGGCCCGGCCGCGCAGGAACCTCCCGGCTGTCTCCGCACCTGCACTTCGGGGAGGTCACGCCGCGGCAGTGCTGGCACGCGGTGCAGGCCGGGATCGCGGCAGATCCGGCGGCCGCGCCGGGAGGGCAGGCGTTCCTGCGCCAGTTGCTGTGGCGCGAGTTCTCGGCCCATCTGCTGATCCACGTCCCCACCCTGCCGGAGCGGCCGTTCCGGCCCAGGTTCGCGGCGATGCGCTACCCTGGCTCCAAGGCCATGCTGCGGCGGTGGCAGCGCGGCCGCACCGGCATCCCGATCGTCGACGCCGGCATGCGCGAGCTGTGGCACACCGGCTGGATGCACAACCGCGTCCGCATGATCGCCGCCTCGCTCCTGGTCAAGAACATGCGCGTCGACTGGCGGCTCGGCGCAGCCTGGTTCTGGGACACGCTGGTCGACGCCGACCTCGCCAACAATTCGGCGTCGTGGCAGTGGGTGGCGGGATCGGGCGCCGACGCCGCGCCCTACTTCCGCATCTTCAACCCGGTGCTGCAGGGCCGCAGGTACGACCCCGACGGCGCTTACGTCCGCCGCTGGGTGCCGGAACTCGCGCCGCTCCCGGCGTCACACATCCACGCACCCTGGCAGGCGCCGGCTGCGGTGCTGGCAGCCGCAGGGGTCACGCTCGGCGCCACCTACCCCTTTCCCTGCGTCGACCTCGCCCGGACTCGACGCCGCGCACTTGCCGACTACCGCGCGCTCTCCGGCTCCGGGCCGTCCGCGGACTGA
- a CDS encoding D-alanine--D-alanine ligase produces MHIGVICGGKSAEHDISLRSAHAVTSALAGDHHIKLIYIGRDGVWQTGDVRRFIAAEPGTPPALPAPPPSAVPPAIPHRGELAGAVRLTDLDVVFPVLHGPFGEDGTVQGLLELVGVPYVGAGVLGSAVAMDKDMTKRILRDAGIAVARFTVVREPPSAAATARICADLGLPLFVKPANLGSSVGVHRVSEADELAGAVADALRHDRKVLIEEEIVGRELEVSVLGNERRTASVAGEVVTGGHHPFYDYAAKYLDEDGARLLIPAPLTAAEQARAADLACRACAALEVQGMARVDFFLRGSGDGRDRELLVSEINTIPGFTAISMYAKLWEASGLPLPRLLRRLLDLALERHRTRPREA; encoded by the coding sequence ATTCACATCGGCGTCATCTGCGGCGGGAAGTCCGCCGAACACGACATATCGCTGCGCTCGGCGCACGCCGTGACCAGCGCCCTCGCCGGCGATCACCACATCAAGCTCATCTATATTGGACGCGATGGGGTCTGGCAGACCGGGGACGTGCGCCGGTTCATTGCGGCCGAACCGGGTACGCCTCCCGCGCTGCCGGCGCCGCCGCCGTCCGCGGTACCGCCGGCGATCCCGCACCGCGGAGAACTTGCCGGCGCCGTCCGGTTGACCGACCTGGACGTAGTGTTCCCGGTACTGCATGGTCCGTTCGGCGAGGACGGCACCGTGCAGGGGCTGCTTGAACTCGTCGGCGTACCCTACGTCGGAGCCGGCGTGCTCGGCTCCGCGGTGGCGATGGACAAGGATATGACCAAGCGCATCCTGCGCGACGCCGGAATAGCGGTCGCTCGCTTCACCGTCGTCCGCGAGCCGCCGTCGGCCGCCGCCACCGCGCGCATCTGCGCCGACCTCGGGTTGCCGCTGTTCGTGAAGCCGGCCAATCTCGGTTCTTCGGTGGGGGTCCATCGGGTGAGCGAAGCCGACGAACTGGCCGGCGCGGTGGCGGACGCCCTGCGTCATGACCGGAAGGTTCTGATTGAGGAAGAGATCGTTGGGCGGGAGTTGGAGGTGTCGGTCCTCGGCAACGAGCGGCGAACCGCCTCGGTGGCGGGTGAAGTCGTCACCGGGGGGCACCACCCGTTCTACGACTACGCCGCCAAGTACCTCGACGAGGACGGCGCACGGCTGCTGATTCCCGCGCCGCTGACGGCGGCCGAGCAGGCGCGCGCCGCCGACCTCGCGTGCCGCGCTTGTGCCGCCCTGGAGGTGCAGGGGATGGCGCGCGTGGACTTCTTTTTGCGCGGCTCCGGCGACGGCCGGGACCGCGAGCTGCTGGTGAGCGAGATCAACACTATCCCCGGCTTCACGGCGATCAGCATGTACGCGAAGCTGTGGGAGGCGAGCGGCCTGCCCTTACCGCGGTTGCTGCGCCGCCTGCTCGACCTCGCCCTCGAGCGTCACCGGACCCGCCCGCGCGAAGCCTGA